DNA from Phycisphaerae bacterium:
CCGCAGGCGAGGCCTTCGATAAGGTAGCGAGCATCCTGAAATTACCGTATCCTGGCGGCCCATCTATCGAAAAGGCAGCTAAACTCGGCAATCCAAAGGCAATCAAATTTCCGATATCGATGCTCGGAAAAGATTCGCTCGATTTTTCCTTCAGCGGCATCAAGACCGCCGTGCTGTACCACTGCCACGGCAAGGACATGAAAGGCGAAAACAAGGTCGATTCGATGAGCGAGCAGCAAGTCGCCGACATCGCCGCGTCGTTCCAATCAGCGGTGGTTGATGCGCTCGTTAAAAAAACACGCAGGGCCGCCGAAAAAATCGACGCGAAAACTATCCTTCTCGGCGGCGGTGTCGCTGCCAATACTGAACTGCGAACACGCCTGCAAGAAATGTGCGACTCGATGAAACCGGCAAGAAAACTGCTCGTAGCCCCAAAACGATATTGCACCGACAACGCCGTTATGGTAGCCTCGCTGGCATACCATAAATTTAAGGCAGGGATTTTCGCAGATTTGACCCTCGAACCGATAGCTACAGGATAAACCAGGAGTAACGTATTCAACCTGAAAAATTAAAAAAATTGTTAAAGCAGGTCAAAACCGGCAAAATCGGCATCGACGAGGCGGTCGCTAAACTCCGCCATCTGCCGTTTGAAGACCTGGGCTTTGCCCGCGTGGACCATCACCGCCAGATTCGCTGCGGCTTTCCGGAAGTCATCTACTGCCCCGGCAAAACCACCGAACAAATAATTAAAATCTTCTCGAACCTCGCCGAAAAAGGCAATAACATCCTCGCCACCCGCGCCGAGGAGGCCGTTTTCAAAGCATTAGTCAAAACAAAAAAATTCCCGAAGGTAAGATACGAAAAAGCAGCCAAGGCAATTGTCCTTGAGCAGAAAAAAATCAAACCTTCGAAATCCGTTATCCCGATAGTCACCGCCGGCACCGCCGATTTGCCCGTCGCAGCCGAAGCAAAAGTTACCGCCGAGATTATGGGCCAGCGCACAGAGCTGGTTTGCGATGTCGGCGTAGCAGGCCTGCATCGGCTCATCGGCCATCTGCCGAAACTGCAAAAAGCCAACGTCATTATCGTTATCGCCGGAATGGAAGGAGCTTTGGCCAGCGTCGTCGGAGGTCTTGTAAGCTGTCCTGTAATTGCCGTCCCCACCAGCATCGGCACAGGCGCCAGCTTCGGCGGCATCGCCGCCCTTTTGACTATGCTCAATAGTTGTGCCGCAGGCGTAACCGTCGTTAATATCGACAATGGCTTTTCCGCAGGCATAGCCGCGACACTTATAAACAAAAGAATCGAATCAGGAAGGTAACAGAGCCACGAGCGTTAGCGAGTGGGTACGAAGTGTGATATTATCCCCGCCTCACATTTTTTGGCAAAGCCGCTAACGCCTAAGCCCACCTTCCGAATGACGCGAGGTCGGGTACTTCAAAGCAGAACCGTAGGGCGGAATTTTAGTGAGCGATGTTGATATAGAATTTTAACATCCATCACAAATGGATATTACGACTATTTTACCAAAAACTTTAGAAAAAACACTGCGAGAATACCCCCAATAGTTGCTGTTACACATTCCTTAAGGACTACTCCCAAAAAGCACCCCAAGGCACTGTGATCCTTTGATATTACATATCGAGCGCTGTTTCCAATCAATGCCCCAACGCCCACTGCACAATACGCCGCAATTATTCTCGAAGCGAGTGTCCATGTCAACGTCTGTGGAAGCAAGATGCCTGCTACGCCGGATAGAACAAAGTCAACAGAAACGATTCCAGAGGCTAATCGCATTGGTGCTTTAGGTGCTAACAATCCAACGACGAATCCGGATAGGAAAGTTGTTAATGTTCCCAAAATATAAGGCCATAATGCCAAAGGATTAGATATCGCCATTTCGCGAATTGGCCATAGAAGCGCGCAGGTTAGAATGATATCAAATAGATAACCTACAGCTACAATCCACCACAAACGTAAAGGCCGTAAAGAGAATACCAGGACTACAAGACCTATCACTCCAAGAACACCCATCAATACCGAACCCGCCGATTGCAACGGGAATATCGAAGCCATTTTTGCGAGTTTAGCTTCTAACGCCGTCCCACTTCCTGCAAAGATACCCATCAAAATCCCGACAACACCACAATGCAAAGGGGTTGTTTTCTGTTTATCATTATTCTCACTCATAACTATATCCTCTCATTCTTTTCAGGACGCAGAACTGCGGGCTATTCATTTCTGATTATAAATCCTCCGACCTGCTTATCAAATCTTTTATTGACCATACCCTGCATTATTTGTAATATACCGCTTGAATCCCGCCCCTCCGAAGGGCGGGATGAAACGAGGTTATATGCAGATAATAAAAAACATCCCGAAATTAAAACCAAGAAAACCTGATGCCCACAAAGGCGATTTCGGCAGGGTCTGTATCATAGGCGGCTGTATCGGTATGAGCGGCCGCCGCTGCGGGACACGGCCATCCGTCTTTGCTCCGGCATGGTGGAGAAATACCTCATTTAGCGCCACCGGTTTTATCTCGCACGATATTGAAATGCAGCACCGGGCCGTTGGTTGGATCTTCCGAAGCGTAAAAAGAAGTCACCAAAGCACCCAACGGACGAATGACCAGACCCTTAGTTTTGCCGTCCAGCAGGCGTTGTAGGACCGGTCTGGAAATGGTGACGTAATTTTTGCTCCCGCGTTTATCAGCTACGTCCAAATCATAAATCATCTGGCCGTTTATGACCTCAGACATGGCGTGCCCCTGCATCAGGCTGTTGTAAGTGACCGTGGTTTGATTCCACTCGGGGTCTCCGCCCAGAATTTCAATTACCCTGACCTTGCCAAACTCTTCGCCGAAGTCCTGGCCCCAATGTTCGATGTATTTACCGCCTTTGAGAACGGAATACGTTGTCAATTCCAGCAAACCCGGTCCATCGGCTTTCAGGCCTTGATATTTCCTGAAATCCCACCTCAAAACCGGCCATTGGACCGAATCAACCGTCAGGATGTGCGAGGTCCCGTTTTCGTCCTCCACCCGCCAGTCATCAAAGTTTATGTCAGGATAGTCGGAATTGATGACACTGTCATGCGTAACCGACAGATGGTTTGCGAAAGTGTCCGTGCTCGGAATGGGCGGATGGTAGGGCAGCGGTTCCCCCTTGTCCGCTCCGGCAGTGGCAACCTCGACAACGTCTACGCGATAATAATCCACATCCACATAATATTTCTCCAGCCCGCAATCCGTCAGCCCAAGCTGCACGTAAACCTTGTCGCCCGGAACGGCGTCAAAATTCGTGAACGTCATACTGATGACGTGCCAGTCATTTGCCTCTGGTATGTCATATTCCATCAGATAAGCATGGTAATTGGTGGTCCTCTGGGTGTTCGCCATGAAGTTCAACCGGCACGGCGCGTGACTGACGCGAACCTTGGCCTCAACGCGGAGCGCATAGGCCGGATCCTGTAATTTCTTGACGTCGAGAAAGGATGTTACGTCTCGTTTGATGATTGCCCACCATACATTGGCCTTGTCTTTTGTTCCATCCACGGAAAGACACGCAAAACCATCCTCCTGGGTGAAATCCATTGTTGCGTTGCCGTCACCCGTGAAAAAGGACCAGCCTTCAATTTTTTTGCCATCAAACGAATCCAGGAATTGCGCCTGGCAAACACCGAGAGCGACGAACAACAGAAAACATGCTACTGATAATTTCTTCATAACCATGGCCACTTGTAACCGGTTCACCTTTAGAGTCCGTATCTCAAATTTTATAACAATACATTATTAGACAGCCTGTTTGT
Protein-coding regions in this window:
- the larB gene encoding nickel pincer cofactor biosynthesis protein LarB encodes the protein MQPEKLKKLLKQVKTGKIGIDEAVAKLRHLPFEDLGFARVDHHRQIRCGFPEVIYCPGKTTEQIIKIFSNLAEKGNNILATRAEEAVFKALVKTKKFPKVRYEKAAKAIVLEQKKIKPSKSVIPIVTAGTADLPVAAEAKVTAEIMGQRTELVCDVGVAGLHRLIGHLPKLQKANVIIVIAGMEGALASVVGGLVSCPVIAVPTSIGTGASFGGIAALLTMLNSCAAGVTVVNIDNGFSAGIAATLINKRIESGR
- a CDS encoding carbohydrate binding domain-containing protein → MKKLSVACFLLFVALGVCQAQFLDSFDGKKIEGWSFFTGDGNATMDFTQEDGFACLSVDGTKDKANVWWAIIKRDVTSFLDVKKLQDPAYALRVEAKVRVSHAPCRLNFMANTQRTTNYHAYLMEYDIPEANDWHVISMTFTNFDAVPGDKVYVQLGLTDCGLEKYYVDVDYYRVDVVEVATAGADKGEPLPYHPPIPSTDTFANHLSVTHDSVINSDYPDINFDDWRVEDENGTSHILTVDSVQWPVLRWDFRKYQGLKADGPGLLELTTYSVLKGGKYIEHWGQDFGEEFGKVRVIEILGGDPEWNQTTVTYNSLMQGHAMSEVINGQMIYDLDVADKRGSKNYVTISRPVLQRLLDGKTKGLVIRPLGALVTSFYASEDPTNGPVLHFNIVRDKTGGAK
- the tsaD gene encoding tRNA (adenosine(37)-N6)-threonylcarbamoyltransferase complex transferase subunit TsaD produces the protein MQDKPVNILGIETSCDETAAAVVADGNVIKSSIVASQTKLHEKYGGVVPEIASRAHIEKIYPVIKEAIEQAGLGKNDIDAVAVANQPGLTVALIVGVTAAKTLSFVWEKPLITINHIHAHLQSALMEQDSPELPAVALIVSGGHTSLYDYHSPLQPVLLGSTIDDAAGEAFDKVASILKLPYPGGPSIEKAAKLGNPKAIKFPISMLGKDSLDFSFSGIKTAVLYHCHGKDMKGENKVDSMSEQQVADIAASFQSAVVDALVKKTRRAAEKIDAKTILLGGGVAANTELRTRLQEMCDSMKPARKLLVAPKRYCTDNAVMVASLAYHKFKAGIFADLTLEPIATG